From the genome of Thermodesulfobacteriota bacterium:
CCGCCGATCGGGTCTTCTCTTTTACCAGGAATATGGTCTGATAACGATCCAGTGCTTCGTCCCCGCCGGCACCGTGGAAATCGGCCTCCGCGATCGCCCAGACCGGCCTGTCCCTGAAACCGGCGCAATATTCAAGTAACGTTTCGTCCCAATGCATCCCGGGATTCTGCGCCCTGGCGGTATCCCCGTAAATGGCGGCGAACCCGGTATATCTCCGGGTACGAACCAGCGCCTCCGGATAGGGGTCCGTCTGCATCTGAATCGGACCTAACGGCCTGCCGTTGGTGGAATAATTCGATTCGGGATGACTCCAGAAAACCAGGCCTCCACGGGACTGAACATAATCGATATAATCCTGGTAGGGCGCTTCACCGCGTGGGCCGTGGTAGGGATCATATGCGGAAACGTGAAAAGGATGATAATTGTACAACAACATTACTGCAGTTACGGCGATGGCTATGATTCTCCATCGCCGTCTTTCCCGTCGATATTGCCATATCCCCGCGGTGAAGAAAACGGCCACACCCAGCCAGAGGAGCAGACTTCCGGCGGAAAGGCCGGAAATGCCCGATTTATGAGGAACCGGCAGGTGCTCATAATCCGCGACGGAAAACATGCCGACGGCGATCAATTCCTTGCGATAATCATGGGCCGTTAAACCGCTGGTGACAGGATTGCCGGACCAATAGTAAAACGGTGAGGATTGAACCCCTGGCAACAGAACGACCTCATTCTGTGAAATATTCAGGGCGTGAATCTGATCCAGATAATCCCGGACACCGTTTCGCAGGACGGACGGCAGTTCTTTCCTTACTTTGACCAACCCGCGGAGCGGTGCCAGGCCGTATTCCATGGCGACCCAGTCATGATCCGTCAGCGCCAGCACTTCCACGCCGGAAGCGGAAGCCATGGTAACCAGATCCCCGAGACTGTACTTCCCGGAGCTGAATGTGGAGTGGACATGGATGACGCCCGGGATCTGCCGGTATTCAAGCGCTTCGGCTTGCGCCGGAGCACCCACCAGGAAACCGATTCCGGTAATCAGCAGGACTGCGATGGAGAATAAAATCCGGCGGCGCATATGTTTTCCTTTCGTCATCCGCGGTGTTTCAGGCGACCCGTCGAACTTCATCGCAATGATCCGAATAAATAGCCTCCAGGGTTCGCATCGCGTCGAGCACTTCCATGGGGTTATATCCGAAACCGTTTTTGTAGGCGGCAAACTGCACTCCGATGGAATAACCGGTGTACTCACTGCCGCCTTTCCAGACGACGGACCCCTTGATTGACAGGCTGGGACCGTGCGGCAGATACAGATAAACCGTCACCTTATCACCGAGATTAAGCTTTTCATCATCATCAAAGCACAGCCCGCCCTTACTGATATTGGCCAGCTCTTTCCGGGGGCTTAAGTGACTGATCATCTTCCAGACACCTCCCCGCTGATAACGGACATAAGCGCCGGGAATTTGAAACCGATGACATCGCCTTTTTTCCAGATTGTTTTTCATGGTTCCCTCCTCATTGTAAGGTTGGTTTGGTTTCGAAAACGTTTACTTTCTAAAGAGCAATCCATATGCCAATCGGACGGAAATTTTTTATTCAAAGATATCAATATGTTTAAATGAATCCTGAGTGAGGGACATTAATCGGCATGTTCTCCGCCGCAGGAATTGTTCTGCATAGCGGAACATTTCGGACCATTTCTTTAAATACAGATATTCTCCTGCCTTCAAATCCGATTCGGATTCAATCGTGCATCAGTAAAAAAATCGGCAGGCATATGGATTATGCCTGCCGATGAAAATAGGATTCATGTTATGTTGTCGTCTGGTTTATCGATATCATTTTACCTTGACATATGGGTTGTTGATAAACGGTTTTATCATGATACCGTCGGTCGTATATCCGCCTACCCCGATTTTCGATAAGTTGAAATCGCCGTAAGCATAAGATAATGCATTGGATGGCCCGGCGCCCTGGTTTACCGCACGTTTATAATCCGGCAGGAGCGCTTTACGGAATGAAAACGACGAGGAATTTATCTGGATCGGTGGCTGATCGGGATCAA
Proteins encoded in this window:
- a CDS encoding PilZ domain-containing protein, which gives rise to MKNNLEKRRCHRFQIPGAYVRYQRGGVWKMISHLSPRKELANISKGGLCFDDDEKLNLGDKVTVYLYLPHGPSLSIKGSVVWKGGSEYTGYSIGVQFAAYKNGFGYNPMEVLDAMRTLEAIYSDHCDEVRRVA